From the unidentified bacterial endosymbiont genome, one window contains:
- the garR gene encoding 2-hydroxy-3-oxopropionate reductase, with translation MTLKVGFIGLGIMGKPMSKNLIKAGYSLVVSDRNPEAVAEVISAGAEAASTAKAIAGQCDVVITMLPNSPHVKEVALGENGIIEGAKPGLVVIDMSSIAPLASREISEALKAKGVNMLDAPVSGGEPKAIDGTLSVMVGGDKAIFDKYYDLMKAMAGSVVHTGEIGAGNVTKLANQVIVALNIAAMSEALTLATKAGVDPDLVYQAIRGGLAGSTVLDAKAPMVMDRNFKPGFRIDLHIKDLANALDTSHGVGAQLPLTAAVMEMMQALRADGLGTADHSAIACYYEKLAKVEISR, from the coding sequence ATGACGCTGAAAGTAGGTTTTATTGGCCTGGGGATCATGGGTAAACCAATGAGTAAGAACCTCATTAAAGCAGGTTACTCACTGGTGGTTTCAGACCGCAATCCCGAAGCGGTAGCAGAAGTCATTTCTGCCGGTGCCGAAGCGGCATCTACCGCAAAGGCGATTGCCGGGCAGTGCGATGTCGTCATCACCATGCTGCCAAACTCCCCGCACGTGAAAGAGGTGGCGCTGGGTGAGAACGGCATTATCGAGGGCGCGAAACCGGGCCTGGTGGTGATTGATATGAGTTCTATCGCGCCGCTGGCAAGCCGTGAAATCAGCGAGGCGCTGAAAGCGAAAGGCGTTAATATGCTGGACGCACCGGTCAGTGGCGGCGAGCCAAAAGCCATTGACGGCACACTGTCGGTGATGGTGGGCGGCGACAAGGCGATTTTCGACAAATACTACGACCTGATGAAAGCGATGGCGGGCTCCGTGGTGCATACCGGTGAAATCGGTGCAGGTAACGTCACTAAGCTGGCGAACCAGGTGATTGTGGCGCTGAACATCGCCGCCATGTCTGAAGCGCTGACGCTGGCAACCAAAGCGGGCGTTGACCCGGACCTGGTTTACCAGGCCATTCGTGGTGGTCTGGCGGGCAGCACCGTACTGGATGCCAAAGCGCCGATGGTGATGGATCGTAACTTCAAGCCGGGTTTCCGTATCGACCTGCACATTAAAGATCTGGCGAACGCGCTCGATACCTCCCACGGCGTGGGCGCACAGCTACCGCTGACCGCCGCAGTAATGGAAATGATGCAGGCGCTGCGTGCGGATGGCCTGGGTACCGCTGACCACAGTGCCATTGCGTGCTACTACGAAAAACTGGCGAAGGTGGAAATCTCTCGCTGA
- the garK gene encoding glycerate 2-kinase encodes MKIVIAPDSYKESLSATEVAQAIEKGFREIFPDALYVSVPVADGGEGTVEAMIAATQGTEQHAVVTGPLGEKVNACWGMSGDGSTAFIEMAAASGLALVPPAQRNPLVTTSRGTGELILSALDKGARNIIIGIGGSSTNDGGAGMMQALGAKLTDANGTEIGYGGGSLMALNSIDVSGLDTRLEGCTLRVACDVTNPLVGDKGASRIFGPQKGATEGMILQLDASLSHYADIIKKSLHIDVKHVPGAGAAGGMGAALMAFLGAELKSGIEIVTQALNLEEHIHDCTWVLTGEGRIDSQSIHGKVPVGVANVAKKYHKPVIGIAGSLTQDVGVVHQYGIDAVFSVLTTIGSLEEAFRGAYDNIYRASRNIAATLQVGMHTQG; translated from the coding sequence ATGAAAATTGTAATCGCGCCAGACTCTTATAAAGAAAGCCTTTCTGCCACCGAGGTAGCTCAGGCGATAGAAAAAGGATTTCGGGAGATTTTCCCCGACGCACTTTATGTTTCTGTTCCTGTTGCTGATGGTGGAGAAGGAACGGTCGAAGCGATGATCGCCGCCACCCAGGGCACGGAACAGCACGCTGTGGTCACCGGCCCGTTGGGTGAAAAAGTGAATGCCTGCTGGGGCATGTCCGGCGATGGCAGCACGGCATTTATTGAGATGGCGGCTGCCAGCGGTCTGGCGCTTGTTCCTCCGGCCCAGCGTAACCCGCTGGTGACGACTTCACGTGGCACGGGAGAGCTGATCCTCAGCGCACTGGACAAAGGCGCGCGCAACATCATCATCGGTATTGGCGGCAGTTCAACCAACGACGGCGGCGCCGGTATGATGCAGGCGCTTGGGGCGAAGCTGACGGATGCGAACGGGACTGAGATAGGTTACGGCGGCGGTAGCCTGATGGCGCTCAACAGCATTGACGTCTCAGGGCTGGATACCCGGCTCGAGGGCTGCACCCTCCGCGTTGCCTGCGATGTGACTAATCCGCTGGTAGGAGATAAAGGGGCGTCCCGGATCTTTGGCCCTCAGAAAGGGGCGACAGAGGGGATGATCCTCCAACTCGACGCCAGCCTCAGCCACTATGCCGACATCATCAAAAAATCCCTGCACATCGACGTGAAGCACGTTCCGGGTGCGGGAGCTGCCGGTGGAATGGGGGCAGCACTCATGGCATTTCTCGGCGCTGAGCTTAAAAGCGGCATTGAGATTGTCACCCAGGCGCTTAACCTCGAAGAGCATATACATGATTGTACTTGGGTGCTGACGGGGGAAGGGCGCATCGACAGCCAGAGCATTCACGGCAAAGTCCCGGTTGGTGTGGCAAACGTTGCCAAAAAATACCACAAGCCGGTGATTGGTATTGCCGGTAGCCTGACCCAGGACGTGGGCGTGGTACACCAGTATGGTATCGACGCGGTGTTCAGCGTGCTGACCACTATTGGCTCGCTGGAGGAGGCTTTTCGCGGGGCCTATGACAACATTTATCGCGCGTCACGGAATATCGCAGCCACTTTGCAGGTGGGGATGCACACCCAAGGGTGA